The following proteins come from a genomic window of Candidatus Rokuibacteriota bacterium:
- a CDS encoding ABC transporter ATP-binding protein, with product MLLVEHVSRHFGGLRALNGVSLAVPRGIIFALIGPNGSGKTTLFNVITGVFPATEGRLAFDGREITEARTHEVVRRGIGRTFQTIRLFTRLSVFDNVWVALRAAQDRQRGSPRREHERVEELLAFNRLLDKRDELAGNLNFGEQRRLELARALATEPTLLLLDEPAAGMNYAQVQELIEDMRKLRGMGKTIFLIEHVMDFVMGVAHRIAVLNFGEKIAEGTPDEIQGNPPVLEAYLGGGRAGAEGR from the coding sequence ATCCTCCTCGTCGAACACGTCTCCCGGCACTTCGGCGGCCTCCGGGCGCTCAACGGCGTGAGCCTGGCGGTTCCCCGGGGCATCATCTTCGCGCTCATCGGGCCCAACGGGTCGGGGAAGACCACGCTCTTCAACGTCATCACCGGGGTGTTTCCCGCCACGGAAGGTCGGCTCGCTTTTGACGGCCGTGAGATCACGGAAGCCAGAACCCATGAGGTGGTGAGGCGCGGTATCGGCCGGACGTTCCAAACCATTCGGCTGTTCACGCGCCTGAGCGTCTTTGACAACGTCTGGGTCGCCCTGCGCGCGGCGCAGGACCGGCAGCGTGGATCCCCACGGCGCGAACACGAGCGGGTGGAGGAGTTGCTGGCATTCAACCGGCTCCTCGACAAGCGCGACGAGCTGGCGGGGAACCTGAATTTCGGCGAGCAGCGGCGCCTGGAACTGGCCCGGGCGCTGGCCACCGAGCCCACCCTGCTCCTGCTGGACGAGCCCGCCGCCGGCATGAACTACGCGCAGGTTCAAGAGCTGATCGAGGATATGCGGAAATTGCGGGGGATGGGCAAGACCATCTTCCTGATCGAGCACGTCATGGACTTCGTGATGGGAGTGGCACACCGGATCGCCGTTCTCAACTTCGGAGAGAAGATCGCCGAGGGGACCCCGGACGAGATCCAGGGGAACCCGCCGGTGCTGGAGGCTTATCTGGGAGGGGGGCGGGCCGGTGCTGAGGGTCGCTGA
- a CDS encoding branched-chain amino acid ABC transporter permease, whose product MEYYISVASVMGIHALLGLSVYLVAISGQMSFGQQGFFALGAYLAGMGTALWGLHLLPALLLGVAVAALFGVIVGFPALRVRGLYLAIATFGFGEIVRLAFLNIRYTKTIGGRVVGPNAAEGFRHIRYVFDRGITSLQYLGIILVGLAVVVVLFYLLDRSKFGAKLRAVEEDETAAAMVGINVTRVKVLAFTGAAAVAGLSGGFFVHYSSYIDHDIVALPLAIASVTYPILGGLGSFAGPLLGTVILVGLTEGLRVLHELREFVYGALIILMMIFRPRGLVDEALVIRVRSWFRPAAAAAATKAP is encoded by the coding sequence ATGGAGTACTACATCTCGGTCGCCTCGGTTATGGGGATTCACGCCCTGCTGGGGCTGAGTGTCTACCTGGTGGCGATCAGCGGCCAGATGTCGTTCGGCCAGCAGGGATTCTTCGCCCTCGGCGCCTACCTTGCCGGCATGGGCACGGCGCTCTGGGGCCTCCACCTCCTGCCCGCGCTGCTCCTCGGTGTGGCGGTCGCCGCCCTCTTCGGTGTCATCGTGGGGTTCCCGGCGCTGCGCGTCCGGGGGCTCTACCTGGCGATTGCGACCTTCGGGTTCGGCGAAATCGTCCGGCTCGCCTTTCTCAACATCCGCTACACAAAGACCATCGGCGGGCGAGTGGTGGGCCCGAACGCGGCGGAAGGGTTTCGGCATATCCGGTATGTCTTCGATCGCGGCATTACATCACTCCAGTACCTCGGAATCATTCTGGTGGGGCTCGCTGTCGTCGTCGTGCTCTTCTACCTCCTGGACCGCTCGAAGTTCGGTGCCAAGCTGCGGGCGGTGGAGGAGGATGAGACTGCGGCGGCGATGGTCGGGATCAACGTGACCCGGGTCAAAGTCCTCGCCTTCACCGGAGCGGCGGCGGTGGCGGGGCTCTCGGGAGGGTTCTTCGTGCACTACTCGAGCTACATCGACCACGACATCGTGGCGTTGCCCCTGGCGATCGCGTCCGTGACCTACCCGATCCTGGGCGGACTCGGCAGCTTCGCCGGACCCCTGCTGGGAACGGTCATCCTGGTGGGCCTGACCGAGGGGCTCCGTGTCCTCCACGAGCTTCGCGAGTTCGTCTATGGGGCGCTCATCATCCTCATGATGATCTTCCGGCCCCGTGGCCTCGTGGACGAGGCGCTCGTCATCCGCGTGCGAAGCTGGTTCCGGCCGGCGGCGGCCGCGGCGGCGACCAAGGCGCCGTGA
- a CDS encoding ABC transporter ATP-binding protein: MLRVADLEVRYGSVAAVRGVSLEVREGEVVCLIGPNGAGKTTTLLTVAGLLRPAGGRIEFLGHKLSSLAPDRIVRLGIGLVPEGRWILGEMTVHDNLLMGAYVRRDDRARVQEDLETVYGIFPILRARTRQRAGTLSGGEQQMLAIARTLMGRPKLLMMDEPSLGLAPLIIEEIFRVIRELHARGTTILLVEQNAHQALAVAQRAYVMEVGRVTLSGSAAELREHEVLKKAYLGARAGRA; encoded by the coding sequence GTGCTGAGGGTCGCTGACCTCGAGGTCCGCTACGGGAGCGTGGCTGCAGTCCGGGGGGTGTCCCTCGAGGTGCGGGAGGGCGAGGTCGTCTGCCTGATCGGCCCCAACGGCGCCGGGAAGACCACAACGCTTCTCACCGTCGCTGGGTTGCTCCGGCCGGCGGGCGGGCGGATCGAGTTCCTGGGGCACAAGCTCTCGAGCCTCGCCCCCGATCGGATTGTCAGGCTCGGCATCGGCCTCGTCCCTGAGGGACGGTGGATCCTGGGGGAGATGACCGTTCATGACAACCTGCTGATGGGAGCATATGTCCGGCGGGACGACCGGGCGCGGGTGCAGGAGGACCTGGAAACAGTCTACGGGATCTTCCCCATCCTGCGCGCTCGGACGCGGCAGCGGGCCGGGACGCTCTCCGGCGGGGAGCAGCAGATGCTGGCGATCGCCCGCACGCTCATGGGTCGCCCGAAGCTGCTCATGATGGACGAACCCTCCCTCGGCCTGGCGCCCCTCATCATCGAGGAGATCTTTCGAGTTATCCGGGAGCTCCACGCCCGAGGGACAACCATCCTCCTGGTCGAGCAGAACGCCCACCAGGCCCTCGCCGTCGCCCAGCGCGCCTATGTCATGGAGGTGGGGCGAGTCACCCTGAGCGGCAGCGCCGCGGAGCTACGCGAACACGAGGTGCTCAAGAAAGCGTACCTGGGTGCGCGCGCGGGCAGAGCATGA